A single genomic interval of Alteromonas sp. BL110 harbors:
- the glpG gene encoding rhomboid family intramembrane serine protease GlpG, giving the protein MGHPLIAFNQQSPAHLLANYLTSQHINANVVQHEKEFVVVLDNNEHIDRAKVIAEDFLANPTNPKYQQAAWDSGKNVHLAPSGSGFSLSKIMSDAVKAPFTSVVFVLCAAVYLLSLFGLFAPIAQHLLMQPFSVLLQNHEWWRLLGPAFIHFSALHIIFNLLWWGMLGAKIERTLGISMLLIVFLVSATVSNAAQALFSDPVQGNLFLFGGLSGVVYAVMGFVWWLGWLRPSWGLSLPNSIVGFMLVWLVIGYADILWVSMANAAHTAGLISGCLLAAILSLGSAKR; this is encoded by the coding sequence ATGGGTCATCCTTTAATTGCGTTTAATCAGCAAAGTCCAGCGCACCTTCTCGCCAACTATTTAACTAGTCAGCATATCAACGCTAATGTAGTACAGCACGAAAAAGAGTTTGTGGTTGTGCTGGATAACAATGAGCATATTGACCGCGCAAAAGTTATCGCAGAAGATTTTTTAGCAAATCCAACGAACCCTAAATATCAGCAAGCTGCATGGGACAGTGGGAAGAACGTGCATCTGGCCCCATCAGGTAGCGGCTTTTCGTTAAGCAAAATAATGTCTGATGCTGTTAAGGCACCGTTTACCTCTGTGGTGTTTGTGCTGTGCGCAGCGGTGTACCTATTGTCTTTATTTGGGTTATTTGCCCCCATTGCACAGCACTTATTGATGCAGCCGTTTTCTGTGTTGTTACAAAATCACGAATGGTGGCGGCTGCTTGGCCCAGCGTTCATCCATTTCTCGGCACTTCACATCATATTCAATTTATTGTGGTGGGGCATGCTGGGGGCCAAAATTGAACGTACATTGGGCATAAGCATGTTGCTTATTGTTTTTCTCGTTTCAGCGACGGTTTCAAATGCCGCACAAGCGCTATTTAGCGACCCTGTACAAGGTAACCTATTCTTATTCGGGGGCCTATCTGGTGTGGTATATGCCGTGATGGGCTTCGTGTGGTGGCTAGGTTGGCTGCGCCCTAGTTGGGGCTTATCGCTGCCAAACTCTATTGTTGGCTTTATGCTTGTTTGGTTGGTAATTGGCTATGCCGACATACTTTGGGTAAGCATGGCGAATGCTGCGCATACAGCCGGGCTTATTTCAGGCTGCTTACTTGCCGCCATACTAAGCTTGGGTTCTGCTAAGCGTTAG
- the coaD gene encoding pantetheine-phosphate adenylyltransferase, with product MHTRALYPGTFDPITNGHADLIERASQLFSHVIVAIASNPSKKPLFTLEERVEMIKKVTADLPNVEVVGFTGLLADFADEQNATILIRGLRAVSDFEYEFQLANMNRRLNPKLESVFLTPAEENSFISSTLVKEVALHRGAVNGFCHPVVEQALRDRLGKKS from the coding sequence ATGCACACTAGAGCACTTTATCCAGGTACTTTCGACCCAATTACTAACGGTCATGCAGACCTTATTGAACGCGCATCTCAGCTCTTCTCTCACGTTATTGTGGCTATCGCTTCTAATCCAAGCAAAAAGCCGCTATTTACGTTAGAAGAACGGGTAGAAATGATAAAGAAAGTTACCGCCGATCTACCTAATGTTGAGGTAGTAGGGTTTACGGGTTTACTCGCGGACTTTGCGGATGAGCAAAACGCGACGATTTTGATTCGTGGTTTACGTGCGGTGTCTGATTTCGAATACGAATTCCAACTGGCCAATATGAATAGACGTCTTAATCCAAAACTTGAAAGTGTATTTTTAACCCCAGCGGAAGAAAATTCGTTTATATCATCTACGTTAGTAAAAGAAGTAGCGCTGCACCGGGGTGCAGTAAATGGTTTTTGTCACCCCGTAGTAGAGCAAGCGTTAAGAGACAGGCTAGGTAAAAAAAGCTAA
- the mutM gene encoding bifunctional DNA-formamidopyrimidine glycosylase/DNA-(apurinic or apyrimidinic site) lyase — MPELPEVEVSRLGVSPHLIDNTITQVVVRERRMRWPIPEEVSLVEGQKVIAVKRRAKYLLIETVTGTLVLHLGMSGKLRVIDATTPVVKHDHVDIVLNTGKCLRLNDPRRFGAVLFQAPNTQQSMFDNLGPEPLTDDFDDKRLFSLSRNRKGPVKNYIMDNAIVVGVGNIYANEALFLAGIDPRRAAGNISAARYKSLTATIKQVLAKAIEQGGTTLKDFAQTDGKPGYFAQHLNVYGRKGEPCEVCGKVIESKVIGQRNTFFCTRCQR; from the coding sequence ATGCCTGAATTACCAGAAGTTGAAGTAAGCCGTTTGGGCGTATCACCTCATCTAATCGACAATACCATTACTCAGGTGGTGGTAAGAGAACGTAGAATGCGCTGGCCCATACCAGAGGAAGTCTCGCTGGTAGAAGGGCAAAAGGTAATAGCGGTAAAGCGTAGAGCGAAATATCTACTAATTGAAACTGTCACAGGTACACTGGTTTTACATCTAGGTATGTCAGGCAAACTGCGGGTTATTGACGCAACTACACCCGTTGTGAAACACGACCACGTGGACATTGTTTTAAATACTGGTAAGTGTTTGCGCTTAAACGACCCTAGACGCTTTGGGGCGGTTTTATTTCAGGCGCCCAATACGCAACAATCAATGTTCGACAACTTGGGCCCAGAGCCTCTTACAGACGACTTTGACGATAAACGTTTATTCAGTCTATCGCGCAACCGCAAAGGCCCGGTAAAGAACTACATCATGGATAACGCTATCGTTGTCGGTGTAGGCAATATCTATGCAAACGAAGCCTTGTTTCTAGCGGGCATCGACCCGAGAAGAGCCGCGGGTAATATCAGTGCCGCTCGCTATAAGTCACTTACTGCAACAATAAAACAAGTACTTGCTAAAGCCATCGAGCAGGGCGGTACTACGCTAAAAGACTTTGCACAAACCGACGGTAAGCCAGGCTACTTTGCTCAGCATTTAAACGTTTATGGAAGAAAAGGCGAGCCTTGCGAAGTGTGCGGCAAAGTAATTGAAAGCAAGGTGATAGGGCAGCGCAATACATTTTTCTGTACTCGCTGCCAACGCTAA
- a CDS encoding glycine C-acetyltransferase has product MSAAFISHLQSQIEATKEDGLYKKERVITSQQQADIGVAGGEHVINFCANNYLGLANNESLIEAAKEGLDSHGFGVASVRFICGTQDIHKQLEASISDFLGTEDTILYPSCFDANGGLFETLLGPEDAIISDALNHASIIDGVRLCKAKRYRYANNDMAVLEEQLKQADADGARFKIIATDGVFSMDGVIADLASICDLADKYGAMVMVDDCHATGFLGENGKGSHEYCGVMGRVDIITGTLGKALGGASGGYTSGKKEVVEWLRQRSRPYLFSNSVAPPIVSASLKVFEMMKEGDELRANLWRNANHFRKRMEEAGFTLAGKDHAIIPVMLGDARLASEMADKLLEKGIYVIGFSYPVVPKEQARIRTQMSAGHSLEHVDKAIDAFIEVGREMGVIS; this is encoded by the coding sequence ATGTCTGCGGCATTTATTTCTCATTTGCAATCGCAAATTGAAGCCACGAAAGAAGATGGTTTGTACAAAAAAGAGCGTGTAATTACGTCGCAACAACAAGCGGATATTGGCGTTGCTGGTGGCGAGCACGTTATTAACTTTTGTGCTAACAATTACCTTGGCCTAGCAAACAACGAAAGCTTAATTGAAGCGGCGAAAGAAGGTTTGGATAGCCATGGCTTCGGTGTAGCATCTGTGCGATTCATTTGCGGTACACAAGACATTCACAAGCAACTAGAAGCCTCTATCAGCGACTTCTTAGGCACCGAAGATACCATTCTTTATCCTTCTTGCTTTGACGCCAACGGAGGTTTGTTTGAAACCCTACTTGGGCCGGAAGACGCCATTATATCTGATGCGCTAAACCACGCGAGTATCATCGACGGAGTTCGCTTGTGTAAAGCCAAACGTTATCGCTACGCTAATAACGACATGGCAGTATTAGAAGAGCAATTAAAGCAAGCCGATGCCGACGGCGCGCGCTTTAAAATCATCGCTACCGACGGCGTATTCTCTATGGACGGTGTTATTGCCGACCTTGCTTCAATATGTGATTTAGCCGACAAATACGGTGCCATGGTAATGGTTGATGACTGTCACGCCACGGGTTTCTTAGGCGAAAACGGTAAAGGGAGCCATGAATACTGCGGCGTAATGGGTCGTGTAGATATTATCACAGGAACGTTAGGCAAAGCCCTTGGCGGTGCCTCGGGCGGTTATACCTCGGGTAAAAAAGAAGTTGTAGAATGGCTACGTCAGCGCTCGCGTCCTTACCTATTCTCTAACTCAGTTGCGCCACCTATCGTTTCAGCATCGTTAAAGGTGTTTGAAATGATGAAAGAAGGCGATGAGTTACGCGCTAATCTATGGCGAAATGCCAACCATTTTCGCAAGCGCATGGAAGAAGCGGGCTTTACCCTTGCAGGTAAAGATCACGCCATTATTCCAGTAATGCTGGGCGATGCCCGCTTAGCCAGTGAAATGGCCGACAAACTGTTAGAAAAAGGCATTTACGTTATTGGCTTCTCTTACCCCGTTGTACCAAAAGAACAAGCCCGCATTCGTACGCAAATGTCAGCAGGTCATAGCCTTGAACACGTTGATAAAGCCATCGATGCGTTTATCGAAGTAGGCCGTGAAATGGGAGTGATTTCATGA
- the tdh gene encoding L-threonine 3-dehydrogenase — protein sequence MKSLVKAKAEKGIWLQDTPKPEVGHNDLLIKIRKTAICGTDMHIYNWDEWSQNTIPVPMVVGHEYVGEVVGMGQEVKGFKVGDRVSGEGHITCGHCRNCRAGRVHLCRNTEGVGVNRPGAFAEYLVIPAFNAFKIPDNISDDLASIFDPFGNAVHTALSFDLVGEDVLITGAGPIGIMAAAVAKHVGARHVVITDINPYRLELAEKMGATRAVDVSKENLQDVMDELGMSEGFDVGLEMSGVPVAFRDMLDKMNHGGKVAMLGIPPQDVAVDWNQVIFKGLVIKGIYGREMFETWYKMASLLQSGLDLSPIITHTFSIDDFQKGFDTMGSGHSGKVILDWQ from the coding sequence ATGAAGTCGCTAGTAAAAGCGAAAGCGGAAAAAGGTATTTGGCTACAAGACACGCCAAAGCCTGAAGTAGGGCACAACGACCTACTGATTAAAATTCGCAAAACCGCGATTTGCGGTACTGATATGCATATTTACAATTGGGACGAGTGGTCGCAAAACACCATTCCAGTACCTATGGTAGTCGGGCACGAATATGTGGGCGAAGTAGTGGGAATGGGACAAGAGGTAAAAGGCTTCAAAGTTGGCGATCGTGTATCCGGCGAAGGTCATATTACCTGTGGTCACTGCCGTAACTGTCGTGCTGGCCGCGTTCATTTATGCCGCAACACCGAAGGTGTGGGCGTAAACCGCCCTGGCGCATTTGCAGAATACTTGGTTATTCCTGCATTCAACGCGTTTAAAATCCCAGACAATATCAGCGACGACCTTGCGTCTATATTCGACCCCTTTGGTAACGCTGTTCATACCGCGCTTAGTTTCGACTTAGTCGGTGAAGACGTACTTATCACAGGTGCTGGACCTATCGGGATTATGGCGGCAGCGGTCGCCAAACACGTAGGTGCCCGTCATGTTGTGATTACTGATATCAACCCGTATCGTCTAGAGCTTGCTGAAAAGATGGGGGCAACCCGCGCTGTTGATGTAAGTAAAGAAAACTTACAAGACGTTATGGACGAACTGGGTATGTCAGAGGGCTTTGACGTTGGCCTTGAAATGTCTGGTGTGCCGGTAGCTTTCAGAGACATGCTCGACAAGATGAATCACGGCGGCAAAGTGGCTATGCTAGGTATTCCTCCGCAAGACGTTGCTGTCGACTGGAACCAAGTTATTTTCAAAGGCTTGGTGATAAAAGGTATCTATGGCCGAGAAATGTTCGAAACCTGGTACAAAATGGCGAGCTTACTACAAAGCGGCCTGGACCTTTCACCCATCATCACCCATACCTTTTCCATTGATGACTTTCAGAAAGGGTTTGATACCATGGGGTCTGGACACTCAGGTAAAGTTATTTTGGATTGGCAATAA
- a CDS encoding bifunctional diguanylate cyclase/phosphodiesterase: protein MKVQVSFTTKTIAILLAMVLTVTIVISTVLIQESEAQVVMQQRESQISNQRRVQLFEDILHSRMITLIDILSRKNGTYSNNLGDLHNTLDDLSEYLTLNFQVETLYLFDENGVVGKPTYPVNGTIKRLVDSTRATFESRSLLVCESVCTHYISIPIMASSDNVPVIILSTSMRELLYLFSRATDVYKVAVVQADESQVEKIALKVSSQVSAANKQFLNSLIKALPENWRVDDLVIKGVNVELDSKQLLVSLLPFDHAAGDHPYLLIVQDVSAMIRQNEQYQYVVISSAIALFLLFSSLLYLFLNQYRTRLLDISERLPMLAEHKFSEFYTVAAKRRRLPVFKLTDELDVVEEAANDLARQLESFDGQMAINTAKLEKMAMFDVLTGLPNRNMLTFQIEKQLASSIRDDRLVALMFMDLDDFKKVNDSHGHDVGDKLLKAAAMRISRPIRESDIASRFGGDEFVILLSNIESKKHVDTVAQKIIDEFQEPIIVDGVTFYVSISIGIAITNHSRATPVELLRHADIAMYEAKAKKGAEFRVYDATMNLKVMQKVELESEAREALRGNQFSLALQPQIDMHSGKLMGFEALLRWYHPKKGHISPGDFIPLLENTSFMLELDYWVITRSTHLVNELKNSGYPDIKVAINLSAGQFLDPSLPEFLQHQIIKNNIAPDQVCLELTETVLVSDIKRATGVMQTIRDMGCMLAIDDFGTGYSSLSYLKSLPADYIKIDRSFVANIGSSADDRNIVHSTISMVRNMGMQVVAEGIETNEQYELLCHFDCHQGQGYLISRPIPEVNLWDTLRDKVENGFWKDFA from the coding sequence ATGAAGGTTCAGGTATCTTTCACCACGAAAACCATTGCTATTTTGCTGGCTATGGTTTTAACCGTTACTATCGTTATATCCACCGTGCTAATTCAAGAGTCTGAAGCACAGGTTGTGATGCAGCAGCGGGAAAGCCAAATTAGCAACCAGCGTCGGGTTCAGCTATTCGAAGATATACTTCATAGCCGTATGATCACCCTTATTGATATCTTAAGCCGTAAAAATGGTACGTATTCTAATAACCTTGGTGATTTGCATAATACGCTAGATGACCTAAGCGAATACCTAACCCTCAATTTTCAGGTAGAAACCCTTTACTTATTCGACGAAAACGGGGTCGTGGGAAAGCCCACTTACCCTGTTAACGGCACTATCAAGCGGCTAGTAGATTCTACTCGGGCAACATTTGAAAGCCGTTCGTTACTGGTCTGCGAAAGCGTATGTACTCACTACATTTCCATACCTATAATGGCATCGAGTGATAATGTGCCGGTTATTATCTTGTCTACTTCCATGCGCGAGTTACTGTACCTGTTCAGTCGCGCCACTGATGTATATAAAGTGGCGGTTGTTCAGGCAGATGAATCACAGGTTGAGAAAATTGCGTTAAAGGTATCGAGTCAGGTTTCCGCTGCTAATAAACAATTTTTAAATTCGCTTATTAAGGCATTGCCTGAAAACTGGCGTGTTGACGACCTTGTGATAAAAGGGGTCAATGTAGAGTTAGACAGTAAGCAGCTTTTAGTTAGCCTTCTACCTTTCGACCATGCCGCTGGCGATCACCCTTATTTGCTTATCGTTCAAGATGTGTCAGCAATGATACGTCAAAACGAGCAATATCAGTACGTGGTTATCTCAAGCGCCATCGCTTTATTTCTTCTTTTCTCTTCATTGCTATACCTTTTCTTAAATCAATATCGCACAAGGCTGTTAGACATAAGCGAACGCCTGCCTATGTTGGCAGAACATAAATTTAGCGAGTTTTATACGGTTGCGGCAAAGCGTCGAAGGTTACCCGTATTTAAGCTTACCGACGAACTTGATGTAGTTGAAGAGGCGGCGAACGATTTAGCGCGGCAGTTAGAAAGTTTTGACGGTCAAATGGCGATAAACACCGCTAAGCTAGAGAAAATGGCGATGTTCGACGTGCTGACAGGGCTGCCTAACCGCAACATGTTGACCTTTCAAATCGAAAAACAACTGGCCAGTTCAATTCGCGATGACAGGCTAGTTGCGCTTATGTTTATGGATTTAGATGACTTTAAAAAAGTTAATGATAGTCATGGGCACGATGTTGGCGACAAGTTGCTTAAAGCTGCTGCAATGAGAATCTCAAGACCTATTCGGGAATCTGATATTGCGTCACGGTTTGGGGGCGATGAGTTTGTTATTTTGCTGTCCAATATAGAGAGCAAAAAACATGTCGATACGGTCGCGCAAAAAATTATCGACGAGTTCCAAGAGCCCATTATTGTTGATGGCGTTACTTTTTATGTTTCAATCAGCATTGGTATTGCCATTACTAATCACTCCCGCGCTACACCGGTAGAGCTGCTGCGCCATGCCGATATTGCAATGTACGAAGCCAAGGCAAAAAAAGGTGCTGAGTTCAGGGTGTATGACGCCACCATGAATCTCAAGGTGATGCAAAAAGTTGAATTGGAGTCTGAGGCTCGTGAGGCGCTAAGAGGCAATCAGTTTAGTCTTGCCTTGCAACCACAGATAGACATGCACAGCGGCAAGCTTATGGGCTTTGAAGCACTACTGCGCTGGTATCATCCTAAAAAAGGGCATATATCGCCGGGCGATTTTATTCCTCTGCTTGAAAACACGTCATTTATGCTTGAACTTGATTATTGGGTGATCACGCGCTCCACCCATTTAGTTAACGAGCTCAAAAACAGCGGCTACCCAGATATTAAGGTGGCAATAAACTTGTCTGCGGGGCAGTTCCTCGACCCTAGCTTGCCTGAATTTTTGCAGCACCAAATTATCAAAAACAATATCGCTCCCGACCAAGTTTGCCTAGAGCTAACTGAAACCGTATTGGTCTCTGATATCAAACGGGCAACAGGAGTAATGCAGACCATACGTGACATGGGGTGCATGTTAGCGATTGATGACTTTGGGACAGGCTATTCATCCTTAAGCTACTTAAAATCACTGCCAGCCGACTACATAAAAATAGATCGCTCTTTTGTTGCCAACATTGGCAGCAGTGCAGATGACAGAAATATTGTGCATTCCACCATATCAATGGTGCGTAATATGGGCATGCAGGTGGTAGCTGAAGGCATTGAAACCAATGAGCAATACGAGTTGCTTTGTCATTTCGACTGCCACCAGGGACAAGGGTATCTTATCAGCCGCCCTATACCTGAAGTAAACCTCTGGGACACATTAAGAGACAAAGTAGAAAACGGATTTTGGAAAGATTTTGCCTAG
- a CDS encoding 3-deoxy-D-manno-octulosonic acid kinase, translated as MTTMRRDIGAGHHFIFDNTLVSQPNTEMFSPEFWQLQNKITGQAKGRGTTIFIEHEGQQWVLRHFMRGGLVGKVLSDQYFFNGIEHSRPFEEFTLLEYMRAEGLLVPTPVAARIHRRGLIYRGDIITLNIPNSQDLHQVLCQQPLSKGEWYEVGRALARMHNCQVYHHDANIRNIMIDSDKQIWLIDFDRCSKRQGDSWKQSNLDRLLRSLHKERAKNPVFHWKEDDWTACLDGYKELVKR; from the coding sequence ATGACGACAATGCGACGAGACATAGGTGCTGGGCACCACTTTATATTCGACAATACCTTGGTCAGTCAGCCTAATACAGAAATGTTCAGCCCTGAATTTTGGCAGCTACAAAACAAGATAACAGGTCAAGCCAAAGGACGTGGTACAACCATCTTCATTGAGCATGAAGGTCAACAATGGGTTTTACGCCACTTTATGCGCGGCGGCCTAGTGGGGAAAGTACTTAGCGACCAGTACTTTTTTAATGGTATTGAACACTCTAGACCTTTCGAAGAATTTACACTGCTCGAATACATGCGAGCTGAGGGCCTTTTGGTACCAACGCCTGTTGCTGCACGTATTCATCGCAGAGGCTTGATTTATCGGGGCGATATCATCACCCTGAACATTCCTAACAGCCAAGATCTGCACCAGGTTTTGTGCCAGCAACCATTATCAAAAGGCGAATGGTATGAGGTAGGGCGAGCGCTAGCTCGAATGCACAATTGCCAGGTGTATCATCACGATGCGAATATTCGAAACATTATGATTGATAGCGATAAGCAAATTTGGCTTATCGACTTTGATCGATGCTCGAAGCGTCAAGGGGATAGCTGGAAGCAAAGTAACTTAGATCGCCTATTGCGTTCTTTGCATAAAGAGCGAGCCAAAAACCCGGTATTTCACTGGAAAGAAGACGACTGGACTGCATGCTTAGATGGCTATAAGGAATTGGTAAAGCGTTAA
- a CDS encoding flagellar basal body-associated protein FliL, which yields MFKSLVLRVFAVSFFVLGCNSALAQDKANYAYLGLEPEIVTNYISDSAQKLGYVRVSVELMINDVNQLEIAEHHMPLLRSTAIEIFGQQPAEKVKSLTGREDIRRAILKALQEHMKQETGGEVIKNVIFTKYLYQGA from the coding sequence ATGTTTAAGTCACTAGTTTTACGTGTTTTTGCGGTTAGTTTTTTTGTTTTAGGGTGCAATTCAGCGCTGGCGCAAGATAAAGCCAATTATGCTTATTTGGGCTTAGAGCCAGAGATTGTTACCAACTATATTAGCGACAGCGCGCAGAAGCTAGGTTATGTTCGCGTGTCGGTAGAGTTGATGATTAATGATGTGAACCAACTGGAAATTGCCGAGCACCATATGCCGCTGCTACGCTCTACCGCCATTGAAATTTTCGGGCAGCAGCCCGCAGAAAAAGTAAAATCGCTAACTGGTCGTGAAGATATTCGCCGCGCGATTTTAAAAGCGCTTCAAGAGCACATGAAACAAGAAACCGGTGGTGAAGTAATTAAGAACGTTATTTTTACTAAGTATTTATACCAGGGTGCTTAA
- a CDS encoding chorismate--pyruvate lyase family protein, protein MSFNATFPVGLAVDWQAPSGITIPNAQLKNWLLDTGSLTERVQSLSDHFSLELIGQRAQIPHDNELSLLHSNGKTSYQAREILLCGNHQPWVFARSIIPQAFVDRELSDLGCEPLGKRLFNDSRFTRSEFQLCTAQAFQFGINSNQTLWGRRSLFTLDNYSMIVAEVFLPHSPVYGQLATSEKESEQQL, encoded by the coding sequence GTGAGTTTTAATGCCACTTTTCCAGTGGGTTTGGCGGTTGACTGGCAAGCACCTTCTGGCATCACAATTCCTAATGCGCAGCTTAAAAACTGGTTGTTAGACACAGGGTCATTAACCGAGCGAGTGCAATCCTTAAGCGACCATTTTTCACTGGAGCTTATTGGGCAGCGCGCGCAAATTCCTCACGACAACGAGCTATCGCTTTTACACAGTAACGGCAAAACCAGCTATCAAGCCCGCGAAATTCTGCTGTGCGGTAACCATCAGCCCTGGGTGTTTGCACGCTCTATTATCCCTCAAGCATTTGTAGACAGAGAGCTTTCTGACTTAGGATGCGAGCCGCTGGGAAAACGCTTGTTTAACGACTCACGGTTCACCCGCTCAGAATTTCAATTGTGTACTGCCCAAGCTTTCCAGTTTGGCATTAACAGTAACCAAACCTTATGGGGAAGACGCTCGTTGTTTACGTTGGATAACTACAGCATGATAGTGGCAGAAGTTTTTCTTCCACATTCTCCGGTTTACGGTCAGTTAGCGACAAGCGAAAAGGAAAGCGAACAACAATTATGA
- the rpmG gene encoding 50S ribosomal protein L33: protein MRDKIKLVSSAGTGFFYTTDKNKRNMPGKMEIKKYDPVVRKHVMFKEAKIK from the coding sequence ATGCGTGATAAAATTAAACTAGTTTCTTCAGCAGGTACAGGTTTCTTCTACACCACTGATAAAAACAAGCGTAACATGCCTGGCAAAATGGAGATCAAAAAGTATGATCCCGTTGTGCGTAAGCACGTTATGTTCAAAGAGGCCAAAATCAAGTAA
- the rpmB gene encoding 50S ribosomal protein L28, with protein sequence MSRVCQVTGKRPTVGNNRSHARNATRRRFLPNLQTHRFWVESESRFVKLRLSAKGMRIIDKKGIDSVLTDIRARGEKI encoded by the coding sequence ATGTCAAGAGTATGCCAAGTAACAGGTAAGCGTCCAACGGTTGGTAATAACCGTTCACACGCACGAAATGCGACTCGTCGTCGCTTTTTACCAAACCTTCAAACACACCGTTTTTGGGTTGAGAGCGAAAGCCGTTTTGTAAAACTACGTTTGTCTGCTAAAGGCATGCGTATCATCGATAAGAAAGGTATTGATTCAGTACTAACTGACATCCGTGCCCGTGGTGAGAAAATCTAA
- a CDS encoding glycosyltransferase family 9 protein: MRLSAIGDVCHAVAMVTRIQSQWSDAEITWVIGKVEYQLVKLMPNVRFIIFDKSKGKAAVESLKAQVAGETFDALLMMQVALRANFASRVIKAKQRIGFDWARSKELHWLFANKRVAATEHAHVLKGFMDFADALGVPESKPVSWDIPVASEDAKWGEEQAKTLGKYVVISPAASKAERNWLPQRYASIADYIQEAGVTVILCGGPGELDRKTADAIKARVKYPLKDFTGQTTLHQLLMLLKHAHLVIAPDTGPAHMATTVSTPVIGLYAHSNPRRTGPYNNLDRLVSVYDECIEEQKGKPWSALPWGTRAKGSQLMEKITVDMVKQKVAPFLA; this comes from the coding sequence ATGCGCTTATCGGCCATTGGGGATGTATGTCATGCCGTCGCTATGGTTACTCGAATTCAATCACAGTGGAGCGATGCTGAAATTACGTGGGTAATAGGGAAAGTGGAGTATCAGCTCGTGAAGCTGATGCCAAACGTAAGGTTCATTATTTTTGATAAATCAAAAGGAAAAGCTGCAGTAGAGTCGCTCAAAGCACAAGTGGCGGGTGAAACCTTTGATGCTTTATTAATGATGCAGGTGGCGCTACGGGCGAACTTCGCTTCGCGAGTGATTAAAGCAAAACAGCGCATAGGTTTTGACTGGGCGCGAAGTAAAGAATTGCACTGGTTGTTTGCTAATAAACGGGTGGCTGCTACAGAACACGCTCATGTGCTTAAAGGTTTTATGGATTTTGCCGATGCATTGGGCGTACCCGAGTCAAAACCTGTCTCTTGGGATATTCCTGTTGCATCAGAAGATGCGAAGTGGGGAGAAGAACAAGCAAAAACGTTGGGTAAATATGTCGTTATCTCACCAGCGGCAAGTAAGGCAGAAAGAAATTGGTTGCCGCAACGATACGCTAGTATTGCTGACTATATCCAAGAGGCTGGAGTCACCGTGATATTATGCGGCGGTCCAGGAGAGTTAGACCGCAAAACTGCCGATGCAATTAAAGCGCGTGTGAAATATCCGCTTAAAGACTTTACTGGGCAAACAACATTGCATCAGCTGCTTATGTTACTAAAGCATGCCCACCTAGTTATTGCACCAGATACTGGGCCTGCCCATATGGCAACTACCGTGAGCACGCCTGTTATTGGGCTATACGCTCATTCTAATCCACGTAGAACAGGACCTTATAACAACCTTGATAGGTTGGTATCGGTATATGATGAATGCATAGAAGAGCAAAAAGGGAAACCCTGGAGCGCCTTACCGTGGGGAACGCGAGCCAAAGGGAGTCAGTTAATGGAAAAAATTACCGTGGACATGGTTAAGCAGAAAGTTGCGCCGTTCCTCGCTTAA
- the glpE gene encoding thiosulfate sulfurtransferase GlpE: MTTFSHISVNDVANFQGDVTIVDIRDPQSFANGHMPNAAPLNNDNFGAFIDQTPKDIPVVVVCYHGVSSQQAAQVIAQQGFETVYSMDGGFEAWRQANPVVTE, encoded by the coding sequence ATGACAACATTCTCACACATTAGCGTAAACGACGTGGCTAATTTTCAAGGCGACGTAACTATTGTGGATATTCGCGATCCTCAATCGTTTGCTAATGGCCATATGCCCAATGCGGCACCGCTTAACAACGATAACTTTGGGGCGTTTATAGATCAAACACCTAAAGATATCCCCGTTGTTGTAGTGTGTTACCACGGCGTAAGCAGCCAGCAGGCTGCGCAAGTGATTGCTCAGCAAGGTTTTGAGACCGTTTACAGTATGGACGGGGGCTTTGAAGCGTGGCGACAGGCGAACCCAGTAGTAACCGAATAG